GCGTGTCGCGGACGCCGGCGGCGTGGGCGTCTTCGTGGCCCCAGCGCCAGAACTCATTGTCCGTCCGCTGAAGGAAGAGGGTATTACCATGTGCACATTTCGATACGAaagaaatttcaaatttatattcagCAATACGAGAGAGACACGGACGTGTAATTTTACAGTTTTCAACGTTTCTACTCAAACAGATCAATGGATTACATAAGTCCCGAAGTGGGGCATGGAGGGCCGGTGGTTGTAGTTGTACTTCTCAATGAACATCCTGTACTCCTCGTCCAACGCGTCGTACTGGGTTTGCTGCCGTAATATATATTGCGTTAAAGCATATAATACACGTATACACTTAACAGATTGACCGAcagtttaatattgaattccATCAATCCATTTTGATCCTCGACTGAGCGTTTTGTGAAGCCGGCTatccactgaaatatttccgaatcaactcttaaaaggccggcgacGCCCTCGCCAGCCTTCCGGCAGTGTCGGTGTCCGTGAGCAATATCACTTAATAtgagatgagcctcctgccagtctgctaaataacatttaatccAAAACTTTTCCAACTCACCCTCTGCACTCCGGGGGAGCTGTTGGCGCTGTCGAGTTCGGTGACGGGTCCCGCGGATATGTCGGCCAGGCTGTCCCGGCCCTGCGTCGCTCCTGAAAGGGTTTAGGACGGATGATGACGAGCGGGCGTGACGCATTTCTCTCTCTTCCACTCCATTATTTGAACGAGGGCAAACGTAATGAGATTTCAATATTGCTCCGTCCGGTCAGTTTCCGGCTTCCTCTCAAATACTAATGTTTATATTCATTACGGGTTAAACTGTCATCGTACGCACCGGCCTCCACCCAGCTGTGGCGGTGCGCGAGGCCGACGGTGGCGCCGCCGGTGTAGGGGGACGCGGTCTGCAGGCGGCTGGGCTCGATGCCGCTCGCCTTCAGGCATTCGCCCAGCGCCATCTGTCGGGTGTTCAGCGAAGTTTACGTTGAGCCGAGAgccaaatataaacataaagatatattactccaggatttaatttttatactagtTGATGCTCGAAATTACCTCCCAAACCGATTGTATAAGAAAACTTTAGGAGTTCTGAGGATATATactatacttaaataaatctgtTCACGATTAAAGCATACTAAATCCACGCAGACTGAAATACCTGGTCGATCATCAAGTAGGGCAACTTGTTGGGCAATTTGTTGGGCGGCACGTCGTACTCGTCCGAGAGAGGCGGCAGCATGTGCTCGGCTTCTTCGCGACGAGCCTCTATTATCTGAAATGGTGTATGGAGACGTTTCAGATTAATTCTATTCGCGCTTCGCTAACTAAATTCAATGTAAGAGTCATGAACCGATAGACTcgacttagacccaaaaagtcgacggcgtgcgtcaggcacaaaagtctgctcacctacttgcctattagattgacaaaaaatacagaaatctgaggcccagacctaaacaaGATTGTGGAGCCACTTACTTTGTAACATGGAGTTCTGAAAAGTGAATACCTGCTTAACGTAATCGCCGAGCGGCGGCAGCACCAGCACGTGCGGAACCAAAGCCGCCAGCGCGACGGCTACGGCGTGGAGCTGACACTGCTGAGCCGCAGACAGCACCGGGTTCGAAATCGCCGACTGCTGGATACTGGAAACATTTATACTCTTCGCTCACTCGACTCTTCAACACTAACTGATAATTCAACTGAACTCACGCCAGAATGAGTTGAAGCATGTCGCAGACGGTTTCCTCGGAGGCCAGCTCGATGGCGAGCAGAGATAGAGTGGTGTATATGGCCGATATGTTCTCGGCCGTGTTCGATTCGAGCTGGAGGCCtggaaatttatttgaataacatgtagaaaaaataacatatgcgAGGAAAAGTTCTGATGGAGTGAATTTCCCGAAAAGTTCTGATCGAGTGAATTTCCCGAAAAGTTCTGATCGAGTGAATTTCCCGAAAAGTTCTGATCGAGTGAATTTCCCGAAAAGTACGAATGCCAATCGGAACCGAGCGAATCCTCGGCCCTCGAGGGCCATCTTGACTTTGCACAGTGCGTTCAGGGAAGCATGTGACAATGACGCTATTTGATTTGTGCCAATCCTTCTAAAGCAAATACTGTACGTGGGTCTTCCGGGCTCGCTCTTCACCCTCGTCACTCCTTTGGGCTAAGCCGGCTAATGACGATGTCCATATCGATGGAGTGATGATATTTTTCttcgaatataataaaaatatatagatttacgATAACTATCGAACACATTACATTTaatagattaattataatattagatattCGAAGATTTATTATACCTTCATACAGCGAGCTGAAGATAGCGTAGCCGTGTTTGCTGATGAAGATCAAGTCGGGACGGGAGCATTTTTCCACGGTCAGGCCTAGTTGTTCATAATTCACTCtgaaattcataattatatacttttaaattggATTGGATTGGATCGAGAACGACACTCGCCCGTAACCACAAAACCTGGTCTCGCTTGTTTAGCGTATACGTGTGCGTGCACGCATGTAACCTGGGAATAGGGCGTGACCCCGTGcgcgttgttttttttaatattatttttgttatcgtTTACACGTTAAatcacttaattaatttaaaaacactgGAAAGTTCTGACAAAATCATCGTCATATAATTACACTCACGTGGGCACGATGAGCAGCGGGGCGTTCGCCCGTCTGTCGAGCAGCGTGTGAAGGATCCTCTGCAGCAGCGCCCTGGTGCGCGCCTCGCTGGTGCTCGACACTCGCAGCAGGGCCTCGAGGAACGCCGCGGGGAAGGCTTTACTCAGCTCCGTGGTCTTGTACGTCGTTCCCACCTTGttgacatataaaataaatagtttcaaaATGTCGGTTATTTGACAATTGAAAGTACCGTTTCGCAGTCTTTGAATAAATACCTTGAGCAGGGACTTGAGCAGAATGCTTTGCAGCATACAGTCGGCCTTGGTGGGCTTCCCGCGACCGCTCGGTATTTTGCTGACGATGAACATCATAATATCTATCTTCTGGAAGTCGGGCAAGTGGTCCGCGAACTCGCCCAACGCGTTGATCAACGCCTCTTGGTAGAGACGCTCGTCTGACTCTTTCTGGAATGACAACTATTGCATGGAGGACTTTTAGTTATCATCGGGTTAGTTGGTAATCCACTGgtcaattaagaaaaacattgtcCCCATTTGAGAGccaatagtaaaaaaaaatatacctaaataACGTTCGCATATACGTTACCCCAGGctttgaattgttttttaattaattaaaaatctagttTTTGACATATTGCCAAGAAAAATAGTATGAATGAAAACAACAAACACTCACTTCGGAATCTCGAGCTACCGATGCACGGAGATTTGTCAGGAGATTGTTGATTATTTCCAACACCGAAGGACCTGGAATGTTTCCGAATCGATACTTAAAGCCATCAAAGGGAGGAAAAGACTTTTATCATATGATTCCGAGTCAAACGCCTCGTATGAGACGGCCAAATTCGTATGTCCACATTCGGTAGACCTTCACAGATCGAGCAGATCGCCCGGCTCGCTAGTTTTAATGAACAAACTCACCAACACTATCACCAGCGGCGATGGCAACGATATTACTAAGAACTGTGGCTCGAGCGGCGCGGACGCGTGTGCCTGACCCCCCTCCGCTGGCGTCCAAGTGCTGCATTAAGGCCTCCACCACGCTGTACGAGTACTGCGCCTGTAAGGTGTCGCACGACGGTCTATGACTGGTCCAATATAATCGTTAAGATGTTAAtcgaaaattaatttcaaaaatattttaagttatccCGGCCTCATGTTATTCCCTGTCTCTCTCATTGTTGGacgacttttttttaaatatctacgtctccttattaaatttactgcTCGAATAAGCGTTATTTAGAAGATGGAGATATCTCATTACCTGAATAGAGAACATGATAATCTTGAATATGTGAACGGCGAAATCGCACGGCAGCCACAGCTCATGGCGATCGAAATGCCTGGAAATACGTAAATTAACGAATAATACATactgttagcttctaatatttatttaattaatttcaaaacatttttataaaacatattcttaagaatcttgctacaagtgcgcatgtgcaatagttactcatttgattcgttcggttgtttacgttgttacgaattgactcgacccaTCTTCCCGAAGTGgaatggtcgagtcggagaagggagttgtgattataaaagaggttgtgacacatgcgcacgggcctttttCTTTGCACAAGTTTGaggttatacagttcacgtaaaatcagtaaagtaaattatagtgaattaagtcatcattgaagtgtttaatttcctaccctaagaactaaatcaactaccgctaacaatatacattgaaatatattctaacttaatttgtttaacaaaagcACGCGGACACCACTAATGGGACTTACGTAAGTACGGGTCGGAGGACTGATCGGATGTGTCCGTAGGAGGCTCGCCCAACCAATTCCCGGAGACAGGCCTCGGCCAGCTTGGGCGGTTCCTCTATGCCTTCCCTCGTGTCCGTCTCCGGCTCGAGACACGACACCGTCTCGTATTTCTCTGCGCCCTGATTGATTACAATTCAGAAATTTgtgtcaaaattataaattcgcgttcaatattttatttttataagttgttTAAATACCTTTAAAGTTCATTTTTA
The genomic region above belongs to Pieris brassicae chromosome 9, ilPieBrab1.1, whole genome shotgun sequence and contains:
- the LOC123713961 gene encoding protein EFR3 homolog cmp44E isoform X6 — protein: MSFVKCCFDAGEGHDILESFVQKCTDPGCCCGCCSALRPRYKRLVDNIFPALPQDGLVKSNMEKLTFYSLSSPEKLDRIGDYLFQKASRDIYRRRHGFVIIAMEAMDQLLLACHSQTLNLFVESFLKMVQKLLESTDPQLQILATQSFVRFANIEEDTPSYHRRYDFFVSKFSAMCHSNHTDKPTRDSIRLAGIRGLQGVIRKTVSDDLVENIWEAQHMDKIVPSLLYNMQGAEKYETVSCLEPETDTREGIEEPPKLAEACLRELVGRASYGHIRSVLRPVLTHFDRHELWLPCDFAVHIFKIIMFSIQAQYSYSVVEALMQHLDASGGGSGTRVRAARATVLSNIVAIAAGDSVGPSVLEIINNLLTNLRASVARDSELSFQKESDERLYQEALINALGEFADHLPDFQKIDIMMFIVSKIPSGRGKPTKADCMLQSILLKSLLKVGTTYKTTELSKAFPAAFLEALLRVSSTSEARTRALLQRILHTLLDRRANAPLLIVPTVNYEQLGLTVEKCSRPDLIFISKHGYAIFSSLYEGLQLESNTAENISAIYTTLSLLAIELASEETVCDMLQLILAIQQSAISNPVLSAAQQCQLHAVAVALAALVPHVLVLPPLGDYVKQIIEARREEAEHMLPPLSDEYDVPPNKLPNKLPYLMIDQMALGECLKASGIEPSRLQTASPYTGGATVGLAHRHSWVEAGATQGRDSLADISAGPVTELDSANSSPGVQRQTQYDALDEEYRMFIEKYNYNHRPSMPHFGTYRTDNEFWRWGHEDAHAAGVRDTRPSAVPERISTLDSLSLTAHP
- the LOC123713961 gene encoding protein EFR3 homolog cmp44E isoform X1, yielding MSFVKCCFDAGEGHDILESFVQKCTDPGCCCGCCSALRPRYKRLVDNIFPALPQDGLVKSNMEKLTFYSLSSPEKLDRIGDYLFQKASRDIYRRRHGFVIIAMEAMDQLLLACHSQTLNLFVESFLKMVQKLLESTDPQLQILATQSFVRFANIEEDTPSYHRRYDFFVSKFSAMCHSNHTDKPTRDSIRLAGIRGLQGVIRKTVSDDLVENIWEAQHMDKIVPSLLYNMQGAEKYETVSCLEPETDTREGIEEPPKLAEACLRELVGRASYGHIRSVLRPVLTHFDRHELWLPCDFAVHIFKIIMFSIQAQYSYSVVEALMQHLDASGGGSGTRVRAARATVLSNIVAIAAGDSVGPSVLEIINNLLTNLRASVARDSELSFQKESDERLYQEALINALGEFADHLPDFQKIDIMMFIVSKIPSGRGKPTKADCMLQSILLKSLLKVGTTYKTTELSKAFPAAFLEALLRVSSTSEARTRALLQRILHTLLDRRANAPLLIVPTVNYEQLGLTVEKCSRPDLIFISKHGYAIFSSLYEGLQLESNTAENISAIYTTLSLLAIELASEETVCDMLQLILAIQQSAISNPVLSAAQQCQLHAVAVALAALVPHVLVLPPLGDYVKQIIEARREEAEHMLPPLSDEYDVPPNKLPNKLPYLMIDQMALGECLKASGIEPSRLQTASPYTGGATVGLAHRHSWVEAGATQGRDSLADISAGPVTELDSANSSPGVQRHPAQSESVSLEALRRAASGPSEAERRDAERRKVSLNNTFRTAPFDHLLHITQPKYEIQDKLEEIFNSISEEPLLPVGAGSPAGKTQNQVQPYTKYLTELFLY
- the LOC123713961 gene encoding protein EFR3 homolog cmp44E isoform X5, which translates into the protein MAQGCCGCCSALRPRYKRLVDNIFPALPQDGLVKSNMEKLTFYSLSSPEKLDRIGDYLFQKASRDIYRRRHGFVIIAMEAMDQLLLACHSQTLNLFVESFLKMVQKLLESTDPQLQILATQSFVRFANIEEDTPSYHRRYDFFVSKFSAMCHSNHTDKPTRDSIRLAGIRGLQGVIRKTVSDDLVENIWEAQHMDKIVPSLLYNMQGAEKYETVSCLEPETDTREGIEEPPKLAEACLRELVGRASYGHIRSVLRPVLTHFDRHELWLPCDFAVHIFKIIMFSIQAQYSYSVVEALMQHLDASGGGSGTRVRAARATVLSNIVAIAAGDSVGPSVLEIINNLLTNLRASVARDSELSFQKESDERLYQEALINALGEFADHLPDFQKIDIMMFIVSKIPSGRGKPTKADCMLQSILLKSLLKVGTTYKTTELSKAFPAAFLEALLRVSSTSEARTRALLQRILHTLLDRRANAPLLIVPTVNYEQLGLTVEKCSRPDLIFISKHGYAIFSSLYEGLQLESNTAENISAIYTTLSLLAIELASEETVCDMLQLILAIQQSAISNPVLSAAQQCQLHAVAVALAALVPHVLVLPPLGDYVKQIIEARREEAEHMLPPLSDEYDVPPNKLPNKLPYLMIDQMALGECLKASGIEPSRLQTASPYTGGATVGLAHRHSWVEAGATQGRDSLADISAGPVTELDSANSSPGVQRHPAQSESVSLEALRRAASGPSEAERRDAERRKVSLNNTFRTAPFDHLLHITQPKYEIQDKLEEIFNSISEEPLLPVGAGSPAGKTQNQVQPYTKYLTELFLY
- the LOC123713961 gene encoding protein EFR3 homolog cmp44E isoform X4, producing the protein MLPINKITHRLCFMMSCCGCCSALRPRYKRLVDNIFPALPQDGLVKSNMEKLTFYSLSSPEKLDRIGDYLFQKASRDIYRRRHGFVIIAMEAMDQLLLACHSQTLNLFVESFLKMVQKLLESTDPQLQILATQSFVRFANIEEDTPSYHRRYDFFVSKFSAMCHSNHTDKPTRDSIRLAGIRGLQGVIRKTVSDDLVENIWEAQHMDKIVPSLLYNMQGAEKYETVSCLEPETDTREGIEEPPKLAEACLRELVGRASYGHIRSVLRPVLTHFDRHELWLPCDFAVHIFKIIMFSIQAQYSYSVVEALMQHLDASGGGSGTRVRAARATVLSNIVAIAAGDSVGPSVLEIINNLLTNLRASVARDSELSFQKESDERLYQEALINALGEFADHLPDFQKIDIMMFIVSKIPSGRGKPTKADCMLQSILLKSLLKVGTTYKTTELSKAFPAAFLEALLRVSSTSEARTRALLQRILHTLLDRRANAPLLIVPTVNYEQLGLTVEKCSRPDLIFISKHGYAIFSSLYEGLQLESNTAENISAIYTTLSLLAIELASEETVCDMLQLILAIQQSAISNPVLSAAQQCQLHAVAVALAALVPHVLVLPPLGDYVKQIIEARREEAEHMLPPLSDEYDVPPNKLPNKLPYLMIDQMALGECLKASGIEPSRLQTASPYTGGATVGLAHRHSWVEAGATQGRDSLADISAGPVTELDSANSSPGVQRHPAQSESVSLEALRRAASGPSEAERRDAERRKVSLNNTFRTAPFDHLLHITQPKYEIQDKLEEIFNSISEEPLLPVGAGSPAGKTQNQVQPYTKYLTELFLY
- the LOC123713961 gene encoding protein EFR3 homolog cmp44E isoform X2; the protein is MSFVKCCFDAGEGHDILESFVQKCTDPGCCCGCCSALRPRYKRLVDNIFPALPQDGLVKSNMEKLTFYSLSSPEKLDRIGDYLFQKASRDIYRRRHGFVIIAMEAMDQLLLACHSQTLNLFVESFLKMVQKLLESTDPQLQILATQSFVRFANIEEDTPSYHRRYDFFVSKFSAMCHSNHTDKPTRDSIRLAGIRGLQGVIRKTVSDDLVENIWEAQHMDKIVPSLLYNMQGAEKYETVSCLEPETDTREGIEEPPKLAEACLRELVGRASYGHIRSVLRPVLTHFDRHELWLPCDFAVHIFKIIMFSIQAQYSYSVVEALMQHLDASGGGSGTRVRAARATVLSNIVAIAAGDSVGPSVLEIINNLLTNLRASVARDSEKESDERLYQEALINALGEFADHLPDFQKIDIMMFIVSKIPSGRGKPTKADCMLQSILLKSLLKVGTTYKTTELSKAFPAAFLEALLRVSSTSEARTRALLQRILHTLLDRRANAPLLIVPTVNYEQLGLTVEKCSRPDLIFISKHGYAIFSSLYEGLQLESNTAENISAIYTTLSLLAIELASEETVCDMLQLILAIQQSAISNPVLSAAQQCQLHAVAVALAALVPHVLVLPPLGDYVKQIIEARREEAEHMLPPLSDEYDVPPNKLPNKLPYLMIDQMALGECLKASGIEPSRLQTASPYTGGATVGLAHRHSWVEAGATQGRDSLADISAGPVTELDSANSSPGVQRHPAQSESVSLEALRRAASGPSEAERRDAERRKVSLNNTFRTAPFDHLLHITQPKYEIQDKLEEIFNSISEEPLLPVGAGSPAGKTQNQVQPYTKYLTELFLY
- the LOC123713961 gene encoding protein EFR3 homolog cmp44E isoform X3; amino-acid sequence: MLPINKITHRLCFMMSKTLYITCCCGCCSALRPRYKRLVDNIFPALPQDGLVKSNMEKLTFYSLSSPEKLDRIGDYLFQKASRDIYRRRHGFVIIAMEAMDQLLLACHSQTLNLFVESFLKMVQKLLESTDPQLQILATQSFVRFANIEEDTPSYHRRYDFFVSKFSAMCHSNHTDKPTRDSIRLAGIRGLQGVIRKTVSDDLVENIWEAQHMDKIVPSLLYNMQGAEKYETVSCLEPETDTREGIEEPPKLAEACLRELVGRASYGHIRSVLRPVLTHFDRHELWLPCDFAVHIFKIIMFSIQAQYSYSVVEALMQHLDASGGGSGTRVRAARATVLSNIVAIAAGDSVGPSVLEIINNLLTNLRASVARDSELSFQKESDERLYQEALINALGEFADHLPDFQKIDIMMFIVSKIPSGRGKPTKADCMLQSILLKSLLKVGTTYKTTELSKAFPAAFLEALLRVSSTSEARTRALLQRILHTLLDRRANAPLLIVPTVNYEQLGLTVEKCSRPDLIFISKHGYAIFSSLYEGLQLESNTAENISAIYTTLSLLAIELASEETVCDMLQLILAIQQSAISNPVLSAAQQCQLHAVAVALAALVPHVLVLPPLGDYVKQIIEARREEAEHMLPPLSDEYDVPPNKLPNKLPYLMIDQMALGECLKASGIEPSRLQTASPYTGGATVGLAHRHSWVEAGATQGRDSLADISAGPVTELDSANSSPGVQRHPAQSESVSLEALRRAASGPSEAERRDAERRKVSLNNTFRTAPFDHLLHITQPKYEIQDKLEEIFNSISEEPLLPVGAGSPAGKTQNQVQPYTKYLTELFLY